A window of Paracoccus albus genomic DNA:
TGGAGAGTTGCTAGTCTTTCGCGATGGGCAGCTTCTCTTCTCAAGACGGAATGGGATTTGGCATTTCCTTACCCACAGTCCGATCTTGGGCCAAATGGCCGTGCCGCGTGATCCGAAGATTCGTAGTGCAATATATGAATCTATTCTCGATGCCTCGTTTGGGAGGCGAGGTGCTTGCCTAGGAATTGTAGGTTCTGGTCAACGCGAGAGTTGGCACTCGCTGGTATCCGAATTTGACAGGCTGGACCTAAGAATTTCGGAAAAAACAAAAGCGCTTGGCGCCGTCATACAGAAGCGGCCCTTCCACGAACTGAACCGTACGCTTAGGGAAGAGTTGCTTTCAATCGATGGAGCAACACTACTGGATCATAGGGGTAATGTTCTGGCAGTCGGTGCTGTAGTAAGGATCAGTAATGTGCGTCGTCAGATAATTTGAGACATCTGAGCGGTTTTCCGTTTGGAGGCTCTGGCTCATCCTTGATTGATTTTATGCGGTTTCAGTTTTGTGGCGCAAGCGCCGGGTGAGCATTGTTTTTCGTTTGATCTCCTCTCGCTGTTTCAGGATCTGCTCTGCGCGCCCGTAATAGACGTCAGCGGGCGTCAGGTTCCCAAGGCTCTCATGGTAGCGTTGGTTGTTGTAGTATTCGACGAAGGCCCCGATCTGGCGCTCGAGATCACCGGGCAGAAAGTAATGCTCAAGCAGGACACGGTTCTTCATGGTCTGGTGCCACCGTTCGATCTTGCCTTGGGTCTGTGGGTGGTAGGGTGCGCCGCGGACATGATCCATGCCCTTTTCGTCGAGGTAATCCGCCAAGTCGCCCGCGATGTAAGAGGCGCCGTTGTCGCTGAGAAGTCTTGGCTTGGCGACCACGGTTGCGCAGTCACATCCCGAGGCCTCCAGCGCGAGGTCGAGCGTGTCGGTCACGTCCTCGGCCTTCATCGCCGTGCAAAGCTTCCAGGCGATGATGTAGCGGCTGTAATCATCGAGGATGGTCGACAGGTAGAACCAACCCCAGCCCAAAACCTTCAGATAGGTGAAGTCAGTTTGCCACAGCTCGTTGGGGCGCGTGGTTTTATCCCGGAACTCATTGGCAGCCTTCATCACGATATGCGCCGGTGCCGTCACCAGGTCTTCCGCCTTCAGGATGCGGTAAACCGACGATTCCGAGACAAAATACTGCTTCTCATCGGTGTACTTCACCGCCAGCTCACGGGGCGTCAGATCCTCATGTTCGAGTGCAAACTCGATAATGTCCGCCCGGGTCTCATCCGGGAGGCGGTTCCACACAGACCCCGGATGGGACGGCGTGTCCTCAAGCGCGTCAAACCCACCCTCGGACCAGCGGGCATACCAGCGGTAATAGGTCGTGCGTGGAATGCCGAGCATGGCCAGCGTCTGACGGGCAGGCAGATGTGAGGCTTCGACGGTGCGGATGATCTCCAGCTTTTCCGATGCAGGATACCTCATGCCTCGTACTCCCCATCCCCGACCATGCTTTTTTTGAGCAGACGGTTTTCCAAGGTCAGATCAGCAACGACTTCCTTGAGCGCGGCCGATTCCGAACGCAATTCCTTGACCTCAGGCGATGTCGCTTGGCGGGCGGTATCCCCGGCCAGGCGCTGCTTGCCCGCCTCGAGAAATTCCTTCGACCACGTGTAATACAGGCTCTCGCTGATACCCTCACGGCGGCATAGTGCGGCGATACTCTCCTCGCCGCGCAGGCCCGCCAGCACGATCCTGATCTTCTCTTCCGCCGAGTACTGCTTACGCGTCTTGCGCTTGATCCCTTTGACCAGCTTGTCAGCGGCGTCCTTCGATGTTCCGGATTTCTTGTTCATCTTCGCTCCATGGTGGCTGCGATGAACCAGAAATCCTCCGTTACGAAAACATCAAATCTGTCCCATAGGCGCTGACGTCAGACAACGCAGACCTTAGTGAACTGATCTGGTCGGTGCCGGAGATCATCTCGATCCTGTCGCATTCGATCACGCTGCAGCCGGGCGATCTGATTATGACCGGTACCCCGGCGGGCGTCGGGGCCATGAACGAGGGGGACACCTGCGTGGTCGAGATCGAGGACCTTGGCAAGATCGAGACCCCGATCGGCAAACGCGAAGCCTGAAGGGCTTGATACATGACCCTGAAGTTACATAACTTCTTCCGGTCCTCGACTTCAACGCGGCTGCGTGCCGCGTTGAACCTGAAGGGGCTGAGCTATGACTATATCCTCTATGTGCTGAGCACCGGGGAAAACGCGGACGCCCGAGTATCTGGCGAAGAACCCGCAAGGTCTGGTCCCTACCCTTGAGAAAGAGGACGGCAGCTATCTGACGCAATCTCTGGCCATCATGGAATGGCTGGATGAGACCCATCGGGGGCCAGCACTTTTGCCCGCGGATGCGGACGGTCGCGCACGTGTACGCGCCCTGTCCTATATGATCGCGCTGGAGATCCACCCACTGAACAATCTGCGCGTGCTGTTCCGCATTCGCGATCAATTCGGTGCCGATGAAGAGGCGCAGAAAGAATGGTTCACCCATTGGGTTGCTATCACCTTCGATGCGCTTGAAGCCGAGCTTTCGAGATCGGACGAAACCGGGCTTTACTGCCACGGCCACACACCCACGATGGCTGATTGCTGTGTCTATGCCCAGATATGGAACAACAAGCGCTTTGGTGTGCCATTGAAAAGCTGGCCGGTGATTTCGCGCATCTATGCGGAACTCGACAAGCCGCCCACCTTCCGGAACGCGGCGCCGCCCAATCAACCAGACGCCGCCTGACGCGCCGAGCCCCACATGCACGCACCCGAGACGTGACAAAAACCGGAGGAACTCACCATGTCGACCGAAGATCGTAACCACGACACCGTTGCGCACGGTATGCAGCCGGAAGACACACCGGAACTACGCGCGCTTTACAAAGGTTTCGAAGAGCAGAACCTGCTGCCGCTCTGGACCCAACTCGGCGACCTGATGCCGATGACGCCCAAGTCCAAGGCCGTGGCGCATGTCTGGCGTTGGGCCGATCTTCTGCCGCTGGCGGAAAAATCCGGTGAGCTGGTGCCGGTCGGTCGCGGTGGCGAACGCCGTGCCATCGGGCTTGCCAACCCCGGTCTCGGTGGCAATGCCTATGTCTCGCCGACGCTCTGGGCCGCGATCCAGTATCTCTGTCCGGGCGAGAACGCGCCGGAACACCGACACTCGCAGAACGCCTTCCGTTTCGTTGTCGAGGGAGACGGCGTCTGGACCGTAGTCAATGGCGATCCGGTGCGCATGTCGCGCGGGGATTTACTGCTGACGCCCGGTTGGAATTTTCATGGCCACCACAATGTCGCCAATGAGCCGATGGCCTGGATCGATGGCCTGGACATTCCGTTCAGCCAGCAGATGGATGTCGGCTTTTTTGAGTTTGGCTCCGACCGGGTGACCGATAATGCCACGCCGGATTATTCCCGTGGTGAGCGTCTTTGGTGTCATCCGGGTTTGCGTCCGCTATCACAGCTGCAAAATACCGCATCTTCGCCGATCGGTGTCTATCGCTGGGAATTTACCGACCGCGCGCTGACCGAGCAGCTGCTTCTGGAGGACGAAGGCCAGCCCGCCACGGTCGAGCAAGGCCACGCGGCAATCCGCTATGTCAACCCGACCACCGGCGGCGATGTCATGCCGACGATCCGTTGCGAGTTTCACCGCCTGCGGGCAGGGACCGAAACCGTGACGCGTCACGAGGTTGGCTCCACGGTGTTCCAGGTCTTTGACGGCTCGGGCGCCGTGGTAATGAACGGTGTCGAGTACGGGCTTGAAAAGGGCGACATGTTCGTTGTGCCAAGCTGGGTGCCATGGTCCTTGCGGGCGCAGAACCAATTCGATCTCTTCCGTTTTTCGGATGCGCCGATCATGGAACGTCTGGGCTTCATGCGTCAGATGATCGACGGCCAGTCGTAATGCTTCCGGCAGAGACGGATCTGGCCGCCCGCGAGGCGCTGAAAGCCCGCGTAGGCAAGGGGGCGCGCTTCGATGCCCCCAACGCGCCTGCCGAGGACCTGCTTCTTGCGCGGCGCGGCACCGCCTATTTCGCTCGCAAGCTAATGGAACTCAGCGACGAGGCGCTCTATGAACCCGCCGCGATCGACGGCCTGAGCCGCGCCTATGTAGTTGCTCGGTTGAGCTGTGGGGCCCAGCATCAGGCGCTGGAGGCATTGGACAACAACATGGTCCCCGAACTTCCCGAAGAACTGCCTTAGGATCAGTATTCATAACCAATAGATGACGACAGCCGCGAGGGCGATGGCTGAGAGGAACACCTTTGGGCATCGGTCATAGCGGGTCGCGACGCGCCTCCAGTCCTTTAGCCTGCCGAACATGATCTCGATCCGGTTGCGCCGCTTGTAGCGTCGCTTATCGTATTTGACCGTAAGCGCCCGATAGCCACCGCAGTTTCATGTCCTTTACGCGTGCGATGATGTCTGGATCGCCGACGAAGTCCTCGAGGAAGCCTTGCCATTCCTCTGTCGATATCCGGGCAGCCCTGAGCATGTCGCGAAGTTCGCCGATGCCGTCGTCGGTGAGGGCAGTCTGGTAGGTTTCTTGGTTGACTTAGACACTGACGATATTGCCGTAGGTTAGGTTGTCGTCGTTGCTGACGATGGCTTCGAGGAGGTCCAGATCCTCCCCAAGCAGGTTGGCGAGGCGACTGAGCATACAGACGGAGGTGGTCGTCGCCATCAGGCAGCCTCGCTGCTGGGCTGACGTTTCGCTTGCCACAACCAAGGCAGCAGCTCGTCGATCCGGTTGATTTTGTGATCATGGATGCGGTCGAGGATATCGGCCAGCCAAGCCTGCGGATCGAGCCCGTTCATCTTGGCGGTTTCGATGAGCGTCATGGCCCGGGCCAGCGTTTCGCCACCGCTGTCGGAGCCCGCGAAGAGCCAATTCTTCCGCCCGATGCCGATCGGGCGCATGGCACGCTCGGCCGGGTTGTTATCGATGCCGACGCGGCCGTCTTCGAGGAAGAGCTCGAAGGAGGGCCAGCGGCTGAGGCCGTAACGGATGGCCTTGGCGAGATCGCTCTTCCCCGGAATGCGCAGCAGCTGGGCCTCGGCCCATGCTTTGAAGCCATCCACCATGGGGCGGGAATGCTGCTGACGCGTAGCCTGGCGCAGTGCCGCCGGCTGGCCGGCAATCTCGCGCTCGACGTCGTAGATCTTGCCGATCCGGTCGAGGGCCTCCCGCGCAATCTCGGACTTCGTGGTT
This region includes:
- a CDS encoding IS3 family transposase (programmed frameshift); its protein translation is MNKKSGTSKDAADKLVKGIKRKTRKQYSAEEKIRIVLAGLRGEESIAALCRREGISESLYYTWSKEFLEAGKQRLAGDTARQATSPEVKELRSESAALKEVVADLTLENRLLKKHGRGWGVRGMRYPASEKLEIIRTVEASHLPARQTLAMLGIPRTTYYRWYARWSEGGFDALEDTPSHPGSVWNRLPDETRADIIEFALEHEDLTPRELAVKYTDEKQYFVSESSVYRILKAEDLVTAPAHIVMKAANEFRDKTTRPNELWQTDFTYLKVLGWGWFYLSTILDDYSRYIIAWKLCTAMKAEDVTDTLDLALEASGCDCATVVAKPRLLSDNGASYIAGDLADYLDEKGMDHVRGAPYHPQTQGKIERWHQTMKNRVLLEHYFLPGDLERQIGAFVEYYNNQRYHESLGNLTPADVYYGRAEQILKQREEIKRKTMLTRRLRHKTETA
- a CDS encoding cupin domain-containing protein — protein: MSTEDRNHDTVAHGMQPEDTPELRALYKGFEEQNLLPLWTQLGDLMPMTPKSKAVAHVWRWADLLPLAEKSGELVPVGRGGERRAIGLANPGLGGNAYVSPTLWAAIQYLCPGENAPEHRHSQNAFRFVVEGDGVWTVVNGDPVRMSRGDLLLTPGWNFHGHHNVANEPMAWIDGLDIPFSQQMDVGFFEFGSDRVTDNATPDYSRGERLWCHPGLRPLSQLQNTASSPIGVYRWEFTDRALTEQLLLEDEGQPATVEQGHAAIRYVNPTTGGDVMPTIRCEFHRLRAGTETVTRHEVGSTVFQVFDGSGAVVMNGVEYGLEKGDMFVVPSWVPWSLRAQNQFDLFRFSDAPIMERLGFMRQMIDGQS